TACGGAATATTTAATATCCCTAATTCATTGATCTTTGGTTTGAAGCATTTAAAGCCAAGACCTTGGACATATTTTCCATGATCACTATTATATGCATGACCATGCGCAACAGTCATACATGACTTAGGGACTTCATGTATTCATAAGTacaaatatgaataaaaaatgccatgtaatattaatgtgatacaaataaaatcattatgcaacattttattaaaacttacTATCTAACTAACATCCAACGCCCAATTGACGCGCACTGGGTACGCCAGACACTATCCTAACACTACTTTTGTGTGGCCAtgtcataaaattttacactGCACATACTTATATGCTAATTTCCATCATTTCTCTAGCTAGTTactgtaaataaattactttttttaatgattgtaTGGAATcaattattaactaatattttgaaataacatACAACTATTAGCTTTCTGaacaagataaatattttttcaaaatccaaCACATTTTCAAGAACATGAAAAATTTCAGGTAAACATGCCTTGAATCAAACTTTGAGGAAAGCCCAGCGAGGAGTTAGAAGCCAAATTGGCTTTCACAGGTGTGCAGCCGCCAGTTCGTGTTCGGGGCACGCTTTGCTAGACCCAACCAATTCTATATCTTCTCTCGCCCATTCTCATTCAGGGCAGGTGCTTTTCCCCCATTATCACCTACCATCGTTCTTGTCGAAAACTATTAAAGAGCCAAATCGCGCTGCTGCCTACTCCTACCATACTCCTCTTCCCTCTGTTTGTGTTGAATTCACCGTTCTTTCTTCTCCTGTTTCTGAGTTCTTGTTGTTCTACTAATTCAGTCCACATCAATGGCGGACGCCGGCCACAAAACCCCACTGATGGTTGACGGCAACAGTCTGGTGGCCATGTGCCTGGCACGCGCCGGCGTCGACAAGATGTTCGGTGTGGTGGGTATTCCTGTTACTTCACTGGCCAATCGCGCCGTAGCCCTCGGCATCCGATTTATTGCCTTCCACAACGAGCAGTCTGCGGGCTACGCCGCCTCCGCCTACGGCTACCTCACGCGCCGGCCCGGGGTACTCCTTACCGTGTCTGGCCCGGGATGCGTCCACGGACTGGCTGGATTATCCAACGCCACGGCGAATGCTTGGCCTATGGTCATGATCTCTGGCTCCTCCGAACAGAGCTTCACCGGCCGTGGGGACTTCCAGGAGCTCGATCAACTTGCCGCTGTCAAACCCTTCTCCAAATTCTCCGCCAAGGCTACTGATATAACTAAAATTCCCGCATCCGTCTTCAGTGTCATTGATTGGGCCGTAGCTGGTCGGCCTGGTGGGACGTATTTGGACGTCCCCTCCGACGTTCTTCATCAGACTGTTGATAAATCCGAGGCTGAAAGATTGATAACTGAAGCCCTAAATTCTAGAAACAAAGATTTGATCGAGAAGCCCAGGATTAATTATTCGGAAATTCAAAAGGCCGTGGAGTTGCTGAGAACAGCACAGAGACCTTTGATTGTGTTTGGAAAGGGGGCAGCTTACGCTAGAGCTGAAAATGAATTAACCAAATTAGTGGAGAGTACAGGAATCCCTTTCTTGCCCACTCCAATGGGGAAAGGGTTGCTGCCGGATACACATGAGCTCGCGGCTACAGCTGCAAGGTCATTGGCGATTGGGAAATGTGATGTGGCTTTGGTTGTTGGCGCCAGGCTTAACTGGTTGCTGCATTTTGGAGAGCCACCTAAATGGTCCAAAGATGTGAAATTTATACTTGTTGATATATGCAAGGAAGAGATTAAGCTCAGAAATCCATGTTTGGGGATAGTGGGAGATGCCAAAGATGTGGTGGGGATGATACACAAGGAGATTAAGGATGACCCCTTTTGTCTGGGGAGAACTCACCCTTGGGTTGAGGCGATAAAGAATAAGACTAAGGAAAATGTAGCAAAAATGGAGGTTCAGTTAGTGAAGGATGTGGTGCCGTTTAATTTTATGACACCAATGAGGATCATACGTGATGCAATTTTGGGGGTTGGCAGTCCTGCACCTATAGTAGTCTCTGAAGGAGCTAACACTATGGATATAGGGAGAGCGGTACTGGTTCAAACAGAGCCGAGGACTAGATTGGATGCAGGGACTTGGGGGACGATGGGGGTCGGTCTTGGATATTGCATTGCTGcttctgtagcatcacctgATCGGCTAGTTGTGGCTGTTGAAGGGGACTCTGGATTTGGATTCAGCGCCATGGAAGTTGAGGTATGCTTTCCTTGATCTAAGTGTGGAATTTGTTGCAGTGgttgtttaatttttgctgATGCTTAACTGAATTGGAGAACATGAATATCTAGTAACCTGGTTAGCTCATAATTTTAAACGTATTGCTTGTCTTAAGCGTCACTGCTCCCACCTGCGATGCTGCTTGTTGTGGAAGCTGAAAACAGACATTAACTTTTCGTCATTATTCCATCTGTACTGGCGTCTTTCTTCCCCTGCGTGTCCGCTTCCAGTCCAGACCTggataatacatataaattgtGTGAAGTCTTCTTTTGGTAGTTACTTGTAGAAATATCTCTCTTATCTACCCCACTTTGGATGGAGTCTTGATAAATATTCAGAGAAATACCATTCTTCCGGTCATGGTTTCGACAAGTTTATCTCATTGGCTGTACCTGTAACACAATTACCAAGTTTGGTCTAGAAGGAGCGTGTATGCTCATTCTAATTCTCATTATTGCCATCAACATGAAGCCCAACCTCCTGAGGACCCTGTTAGACCATTGACTGTTTGGGATCTTAGCATACTTGTAACAAGGCTTTTCCCCCTTTTCTTTTGGATAACTAAAAATCTCACTAGGAAGGTAGTGCCACAATTGCCATCTGATGACAGTAATCTATATTTCTTAGTTATTTGTTGACTTGAATCTTGAAACTTGTTGGGGGAAATGGTTTTGGTCCTCCCTAGGTTCCTGCAATTTGTTGCTTGACCTAGTGTACCTATGGCATAGATGCCAATTATGGTGGCGGTTGGGTAAATTTGCCTGTTACCAGAATCTCATTGTAGCAATTGACGGTAAGCTTAACTCTTGGCGGTCACTGCTAAATTGTCTATTGTTCAAGTCGTTGTACTCTGGCAGCAAGGATTTTGCCTTTCTCTTCTGCTTAAGCAAAACTGAGCAACAATGAAGGAACCATAAGCCTGTATACAACAAGCACATTGCTGAACTAGACATAGTAAAGTTTGAAATCTTCAATACTTTGCTAAGAAGGTTGTTTTGTGAATCATTAGTGGTGGCTGCTATAGTACTCCAAAAAGAATTTGTCTCACCCTTGCGTATAAGTCCTAAAGTTATGTTTATCTTTATGTGTCGCACATTGTTAGGATCATCTATGTCCTTTTAGGACAAGTTTCTGCACCACTAGGCAACTTATCAGTTTCATGCGATAGGAGCATGAATGGTTTCAATGAGGTTCactatattttacttaatattttggaCGGTATTATGTGATTCATTATATTCAGTACTAAGCAAAAGTTAACTTATTAATTCATTGCTTTTGTAGACACTTGTTCGCTATCAGTTGCCAGTGGTGGTCATAGTCTTCAACAATGGTGGAGTCTACGGTGGTGACAGGAGAAACCCAGAAGAAATCACCGGGCCTTACAAGGATGATCCTGCACCTACATCTTTTGTTCCTGGTGCAGCTTATCATCTTCTTCTTGAAGCTTTTGGAGGAAAAGGTTATCTTGCTGGGACTCCTGATGAGCTAAAATCTGCCCTTGTGCAAGCTTTTACTGCAAGGAAGCCTACCGTCATAAATGTCACAATCGATCCATATGCTGGTGCAGAAAGCGGGAGATTGCAGCACAAAAACTGAGGTAGTGCAAATATCCTTGTGCGCTGGTGAAATCACACGTTTAGGTTGACAGTTCTCCCATTGGCATATTCAATATGTGTTTTAGTAGTTTGAAAGTTGCGCAGGGTTCTTTAACTGAGTGCCCTTTGTACATAATTAAGAACTTCATGCCGAGTTCTCTAGACGTATGTCTATATTGTTTAACCGACCATACTAGTGTCTCAATTCCCGGATTAGGAATGTTACGAAACTAATGCAGCTATAGTGCTTGCCTGCTTTAGCTTGAAATCTTCTTCCTATTAGGTTGGTGAGACATTCCATTCTTCTGTATCAGAACTAAATCATGGCGATTCGAGCACGATCTACTGGCCTTATGAAATCAAATCTTGGCATACTATGTAGTGATGTTGGAGAATACCCGAGTACTTCTGTTTCCAGTTCAATACAATAAGTCTTATTTGGTCATGTCATTTGAGATTAATAAGTTTATGATTGTCtattcatattataatttctctCTTACATATTGGAATTGGTATCAAATTCATATCCATTAGTCTCTATACTCAACCTCACTTTCCTGTTATTGACCAAACAAGCTTTCATTCACTACTCTTCATTGGAGCCCTTTTGAGGAAAAGATGCTCACTGAAAAAGACTCTGCCCCTTAGTTTTTCTTGCTGTCTATCACCAACCATCATATTCTTCTCATACATCATAATCCTTGGTTTTctaatattcttatttattttttattaatttctcattataAAAGAAACTAATTCAACGTCTacccataattaattatttgattggtCAATTCCATTTACAATTCAactatagaaataattaaatcgagtaaattaagtaattaaatcattaattatagcatctctaatttaattcagacttataattaatcaaaatcataaaacctttcaattaaacattaaaccaattagtataaataaattttgtaaagacactaattaaataaataataatataaattaatactaatttaaaatataattttcccttACCTGTTCGCCCGACGGccgaattttttcttttgtggaTGTGCATGTCTTTGTGTGTCTTAATTGAGGGGGGACGGTTTAATCGCCCATCCTCACTTTCTTCTTTGTCTTCATCTtcttattattactactactactatcactattattattttattattttaagtatattcATTACgtctcttttttttgtttttatatataattcgctttcaaatattttataaaattttaatttactccattcaaatttttatataatcaaaatttaataatttatttattaattaactaaattttataaatatttatcaattaatttcataattatatattaaactttGGAGATGTTACATAAAGGAATTCATATATACTCTTGAATGTGAATATAAGATCTTCAAGATTAGCGTTTATGATTCAGttggtatttttatatagagtataaatttctttttgagaAAGTAGgtgaagtatatatatataggaaaaaatacaatgaaattCCCTATAATATTGGGATtcgttaaaaataaattatttgaaaaaaataaagtatcaaTTACACCTATTGtggtatgaaaaaaaaattcaacccCCTATCCCCCGAAGGTAGAGTTGGTGGTACACACGCGCTGACTGCGAATATGGgttcaaaagtattttttttttttttgataattttgcccttatatctctcaaaatgtaatattatataatatacaatatattatttaataagtcttaaaataatatataaatactttattgatgataaaatatattttatatgtaaccatataattatattaatataatactttttaattacttaattaaattaattaaaattatattttaaaaaaaaatgacagcCGTGGCGAGCGCAACTGTAGAGGAGGCTCTACCCTCCTCACCCCAGGGCGACGGTGATCGCCTATCATAGCAAGGGCGTCGCCGTTGCCCATCGCATCTGGGCGACATGACCTATTTCTGGTTTGGATGACACTAACAAGGGCCGGCGGTCCCTCAgcagggggtggggggtgattattattttttaaataatattttttttataaattataatagtatatataatacaaattgtATCCAATGTGTCATCTAACTCATTTTCTAAAGCCACGTAGGACTAAAGacccccaaaaaaatatttaactgtCATGTCatgttattttctattaaaatcaaaattttgggtcaccaaaggactaaatttcattaattttgaaatttaataataaaaaaataggcatAATTACTGgtattaaaatcaatattgCGCATATTTAAcggacaaaaaaaatattttttttcatataaacttttaattttatatattatagatatattataagaatattttaattaaaatttatgtattatattatataaatatacaatttttcctcatatatatagaggggtattttagtcattattCCTAAAAAATAGATCCTAGTGTGAATCATTGTTCATATAAAATGGGtgattttctatattttaatttttatagggggatttttgatattttttttgataatgggtgattttttatattttaattttcatagggggctttttgatattttttttgatatcaCATGGggttaaaatgaatttagccctatatatatctatatttttacataattgaaGAGCACCCGTgtattcaatttattagtatgttaatttttattttttgaatatttagttaatttcttttttcttttctcaactttttatttttgtttctcttctttgactttttatactttttaatattttattaatttaattaatacatttttaaaataataatattttttaaaaaattttaaatcgaTTGTGcacatatttcaaataatatattgtgaaaattttggaaaattgaTAGAATGGGCAGTTAAAATATCTGCATATTGAATTCATTAGTCTGTCCTCAACCTAACCTTCTGCCATCTTTCCCCAAAGACTTGTGTAGGAATATTTGGGTCCATATGGAAGAAATGGTCGTTGACTTTGCTTTAAACCATCAACATTGACTCAGTCCTTCATAGTTTGCTACTGATCATACATTTTCCTCTCATCTGAAACTATGGATGGAATCGTTTCTGCTGTTGTTGAAACAGTTCTTGGAATCTTGAGCTCTGCAGCACTCCAAGAGATTGGTGCTCTTTGGGGCTTGAAGAATGAGCTTGAAAGTCTTGAAAGCATACTCTGCGCAGTCCAACTTGTGCTGCAAGATGCTGAAATCAAGCAAAGGAAGAGCCAGGTGCTACAGAGCTGGCTACTGAAGCTGAAACATGCTGCATATGATGCTGAAAATGTACTTGATCGTGTAGCCATTGAGGGCCTCAAACGAAGAGCGGATTCTGAAAGAGG
Above is a genomic segment from Sesamum indicum cultivar Zhongzhi No. 13 linkage group LG13, S_indicum_v1.0, whole genome shotgun sequence containing:
- the LOC105176140 gene encoding 2-hydroxyacyl-CoA lyase, which produces MADAGHKTPLMVDGNSLVAMCLARAGVDKMFGVVGIPVTSLANRAVALGIRFIAFHNEQSAGYAASAYGYLTRRPGVLLTVSGPGCVHGLAGLSNATANAWPMVMISGSSEQSFTGRGDFQELDQLAAVKPFSKFSAKATDITKIPASVFSVIDWAVAGRPGGTYLDVPSDVLHQTVDKSEAERLITEALNSRNKDLIEKPRINYSEIQKAVELLRTAQRPLIVFGKGAAYARAENELTKLVESTGIPFLPTPMGKGLLPDTHELAATAARSLAIGKCDVALVVGARLNWLLHFGEPPKWSKDVKFILVDICKEEIKLRNPCLGIVGDAKDVVGMIHKEIKDDPFCLGRTHPWVEAIKNKTKENVAKMEVQLVKDVVPFNFMTPMRIIRDAILGVGSPAPIVVSEGANTMDIGRAVLVQTEPRTRLDAGTWGTMGVGLGYCIAASVASPDRLVVAVEGDSGFGFSAMEVETLVRYQLPVVVIVFNNGGVYGGDRRNPEEITGPYKDDPAPTSFVPGAAYHLLLEAFGGKGYLAGTPDELKSALVQAFTARKPTVINVTIDPYAGAESGRLQHKN